A genomic window from Sanguibacter antarcticus includes:
- a CDS encoding DNA repair helicase XPB, translated as MTDGPLIVQSDKTLLLEVDHPRADAARRAIAPFAELERAPEHMHTYRLTPLGLWNARAAGHDAEQVVAVLLEFSRYTVPHALLVDVAETMSRYGRLQLTTHPVHGLVLQATDRAVLAEVMKSKRTAGLFGDRLDEDTVVVHPSERGNVKQVLLKLGWPAEDLAGYVDGEKHAIDLSPTDPAKDDKPWEMRPYQRHAIDGFWHGGSGVVVLPCGAGKTIVGAGAMAKSGTTTLILVTNTVSARQWRDELLRRTTLTDEEIGEYSGARKDVRPVTIATYQVLTTKRKGVYTHLELLDARDWGLVIYDEVHLLPAPIFRMTANLQARRRLGLTATLVREDGREDEVFSLIGPKRYDAPWKDIEAQGYIAPADCVEVRHTMPERDRMLYATAEPEDKYRLAACAPGKMRIVEQLVAKHEGEPTLVIGQYLDQLEELGEHLGAPVITGATTVRERQRLFEAFRTGEITKLVVSKVANFSIDLPEASVAIQVSGSFGSRQEEAQRLGRVMRPKADGRTAHFYAVVSRDTVDQDFAAHRQRFLAEQGYAYRIVDAEDLEGLAEADGPAGQA; from the coding sequence ATGACCGACGGACCACTGATCGTCCAGAGCGACAAGACCCTTCTCCTCGAGGTAGACCACCCGCGGGCGGACGCTGCCCGACGCGCGATCGCTCCCTTCGCGGAGCTCGAGCGCGCCCCGGAGCACATGCACACCTACCGCCTCACGCCGCTGGGCCTGTGGAACGCGCGGGCTGCTGGGCACGACGCGGAGCAGGTGGTCGCGGTGCTGCTGGAGTTCAGCCGGTACACGGTCCCTCACGCTCTGCTCGTCGACGTCGCGGAGACGATGTCCCGCTATGGCAGGCTCCAGCTCACGACGCACCCGGTCCACGGCCTCGTGCTCCAGGCGACGGACCGTGCGGTTCTCGCCGAGGTGATGAAGTCCAAGCGGACGGCCGGCCTCTTCGGAGACCGGCTCGACGAGGACACCGTCGTCGTCCATCCGTCCGAGCGCGGCAACGTCAAGCAGGTCCTGCTCAAGCTCGGCTGGCCCGCCGAGGACCTCGCGGGCTACGTCGACGGTGAGAAGCACGCCATCGACCTGTCTCCGACGGACCCGGCGAAAGACGACAAGCCGTGGGAGATGCGGCCGTACCAGCGGCACGCCATCGACGGCTTCTGGCACGGCGGCAGCGGCGTCGTCGTGCTGCCGTGCGGGGCCGGCAAGACGATCGTCGGTGCGGGTGCCATGGCGAAGTCGGGCACGACGACGCTCATCCTCGTGACGAACACCGTCAGCGCCCGCCAGTGGCGAGACGAGCTCTTGCGTCGCACGACGCTCACGGACGAGGAGATCGGCGAGTACTCCGGTGCCCGCAAGGACGTCCGGCCGGTGACGATCGCCACCTATCAGGTGCTCACGACGAAGCGCAAGGGCGTGTACACGCACCTCGAGCTGCTCGACGCGCGCGACTGGGGCCTGGTCATCTACGACGAGGTCCACCTGCTGCCGGCGCCGATCTTCCGCATGACGGCGAACCTGCAGGCCCGGCGCCGCCTCGGGCTGACCGCGACGCTCGTCCGCGAGGACGGCCGCGAGGACGAGGTCTTCTCGCTCATCGGCCCGAAGCGCTACGACGCGCCGTGGAAGGACATCGAGGCGCAGGGCTACATCGCGCCTGCGGACTGCGTCGAGGTCAGGCACACGATGCCGGAGCGTGACCGCATGCTCTACGCGACGGCCGAGCCAGAAGACAAGTACCGCCTGGCAGCCTGCGCTCCGGGCAAGATGCGGATCGTCGAGCAGCTGGTCGCGAAGCACGAAGGCGAGCCCACCCTCGTCATCGGTCAGTATCTCGACCAGCTCGAAGAGCTCGGCGAGCATCTCGGTGCGCCGGTCATCACGGGCGCGACGACGGTGCGCGAGCGCCAGCGGCTCTTCGAGGCGTTCCGCACCGGGGAGATCACCAAGCTCGTCGTGAGCAAGGTCGCGAACTTCTCGATCGACCTGCCTGAGGCGTCGGTGGCGATCCAGGTGTCGGGTTCCTTCGGATCGCGGCAGGAGGAGGCGCAGCGTCTCGGTCGTGTCATGCGGCCGAAGGCCGACGGGCGCACGGCGCACTTCTACGCCGTCGTCTCGCGCGACACGGTCGACCAAGACTTCGCAGCGCACCGGCAGCGGTTCCTGGCCGAGCAGGGGTACGCCTACCGGATCGTCGACGCGGAAGACCTCGAGGGGCTCGCGGAAGCGGACGGCCCGGCGGGTCAGGCCTAG
- a CDS encoding EAL and HDOD domain-containing protein — protein sequence MSTAAPAFSRLAIVDRQRRVLAYALPITNAAGRTPADLSALLHEAYESLDLEKYIADRPAFIWGTAEMLDGTQSLPPASGGLGLLIHPNATLRADGAEHVIALSEHKVPTILVNFEGTPGQRALLPFVTHVMIDISNPALALPGLIEIAHNAGISVIAENVRGKSGPAKAWTLGVDYIMGSIYQHERPAAQRSLAPGEIQCLEVVRLLAQDEVDTARIAAVLGSDPEMAVRVLHLVNSVAVGLPQRVDSLHRSIVMLGPTRLTTLVMASLISSRVQQMDALWFLLARAAACRELIGDDTGYTVGLLSAFAEETGIPIDILIEKTLVSAEVAAALSSYEGELGATLRAVVAHEHGDIQSITETSWTPEQVSEAYLTALPWALDTVRQLNL from the coding sequence GTGTCCACCGCTGCGCCCGCGTTCAGCCGCCTCGCGATCGTCGACCGTCAGCGCCGTGTCCTCGCGTACGCGCTCCCGATCACGAACGCCGCTGGGCGCACACCCGCCGACCTCAGCGCGCTGCTGCACGAGGCGTACGAGTCGCTCGACCTCGAGAAGTACATCGCCGACCGCCCGGCGTTCATCTGGGGCACGGCCGAGATGCTCGACGGCACCCAGTCGCTGCCTCCTGCGTCCGGCGGCCTCGGCCTGCTCATCCACCCGAACGCGACCCTGCGGGCCGACGGAGCAGAGCACGTCATCGCCCTCTCCGAGCACAAGGTCCCGACCATCCTCGTCAACTTCGAGGGCACCCCGGGCCAGCGCGCTCTCTTGCCGTTCGTCACGCACGTCATGATCGACATCTCCAACCCGGCGCTCGCGCTCCCCGGCCTCATCGAGATCGCGCACAACGCCGGGATCAGCGTCATCGCGGAGAACGTCCGCGGCAAGTCCGGCCCGGCCAAGGCATGGACGCTCGGCGTCGACTACATCATGGGTTCGATCTACCAGCACGAGCGCCCCGCAGCTCAGCGCAGCCTCGCGCCGGGCGAGATCCAGTGCCTCGAGGTCGTCCGGCTGCTCGCCCAGGACGAGGTCGACACGGCGAGGATCGCAGCAGTCCTCGGGAGCGACCCCGAGATGGCTGTGCGGGTGCTCCACCTCGTCAACTCCGTCGCCGTCGGGCTGCCCCAGCGCGTCGACTCGTTGCACCGGTCGATCGTCATGCTCGGACCGACCCGCCTCACCACGCTCGTCATGGCGTCACTCATCAGCTCGCGCGTCCAGCAGATGGACGCGCTGTGGTTCCTCCTCGCACGTGCCGCGGCCTGCCGCGAGCTCATCGGAGACGACACCGGCTACACGGTGGGGCTCCTCTCAGCGTTCGCCGAAGAGACCGGCATCCCCATCGACATCCTCATCGAGAAGACCCTCGTGTCGGCCGAGGTCGCTGCGGCGCTCTCGAGCTACGAGGGTGAGCTCGGCGCCACGCTCCGCGCGGTCGTCGCTCACGAGCACGGGGACATCCAGAGCATCACCGAGACGTCGTGGACGCCGGAGCAGGTCTCCGAGGCATACCTCACCGCCCTCCCCTGGGCGCTCGACACGGTCCGCCAGCTCAACCTCTGA
- a CDS encoding sacsin N-terminal ATP-binding-like domain-containing protein, whose product MTTDRVGQADDPFGTAELRSAVLAAWERSPARFREDANTEEDHGRGYYRDRVVVELAQNAADAAARLGEPGRLLLRLTDDGAGGATLLAANTGEALAASGVASLASLRASAKRPSAPGDARAPGSGQDTSVERPRLVGRFGVGFAAVRSVSDDVSVVSAGGGVRFSVEGSRAVLAGAVARSSGLRTEVEARGGSLPVLRLPTPLGAGITTPTVTIPTATPATAYAATTTTPAVPAGYTTAVVLRLRDAAALAAVRAQLALLDDALLLALPSLGEIRVETDGDVRVLADVVSRWIAVTRTGAVPSALLADRPVEERSAASWSVTWAVRCDGGGRGRLADDGVVHAPTPTDEPLTVPALLVASFPLDPSRRHVAPGALADLVASEAGRALADLALLVPQPLELVPTGLPGGRLDAELREAALTALRAAPILAGRLASGTVLIDGDVGDALVDALSVTGLGVVSVPAKHRAAARLLGATTMSLADVVDSLPAGLTPPQWWHLYDALAPYVDGDRTVREALGGILVPLADGTTTRGPRGLVVAGPAVAALGLRVVHAGAAHPVLVRLGALAGDDPQVLALPAVEAVARDLADDLLDSDVEVAEGWPDDLAALLALLAGVAENPEHRETREPLGHEVPSWVGSLPLPADDGSWRAADELAQPGSWAAEHLDLAVVDVPDRWAPLAATTARILGVREHLVVRTVDEHLTGQGARLRGDDDRRSRDENPDQQVSGWDEYDDYLTAVLGADRPVGDLRVVADLDVVHDDAWGAVVDVLTHEPDARAALLTPVRPLDALGSAQAEPRREGSGSGGEAPTAVSYTAWCLRDVLRAPFAAPAAASRADGVQRADGVHGAGADAGLGVVLPAAPAELAGVVDDRVLEALGAIRDVTDLETFLSVADPAGWDAFWSGLPEVGAPVTMPVARAVWSALATAAAAGLELDPLPGRVVALQGGVPRVVAADDVVVAGEPMWAQLRAVVPVADPVSIDEVADALDAAVADASVVAVRASEDTDERSVPERLALVVGRTSDTFPATWTIHDELVVDGTAVEWWVTTDGGVHVAASEIPEVAAARGLAQAAGLWASRHAIEIVLRDAGRAAEITAENAWDRTAVSR is encoded by the coding sequence GTGACCACCGATCGCGTCGGGCAGGCGGACGATCCGTTCGGCACCGCGGAGCTGCGCTCCGCGGTGCTCGCCGCCTGGGAGCGGTCGCCTGCTCGTTTCCGTGAGGACGCGAACACGGAAGAGGATCACGGTCGCGGGTACTACCGCGACCGGGTCGTCGTCGAGCTCGCGCAGAACGCGGCCGACGCCGCCGCGCGCCTCGGCGAGCCTGGGCGGCTCCTCCTTCGCCTGACCGACGACGGCGCTGGCGGTGCGACGCTCCTCGCCGCGAACACCGGGGAAGCGCTCGCCGCCTCCGGGGTGGCGTCGCTCGCGTCCCTGCGTGCCTCAGCGAAACGGCCCAGCGCACCCGGCGACGCTCGCGCGCCTGGCAGCGGCCAGGACACATCTGTCGAGCGACCCCGGCTGGTGGGCAGGTTCGGCGTCGGCTTCGCCGCCGTCCGGTCGGTCTCCGACGATGTCAGCGTGGTCTCCGCCGGGGGCGGCGTCCGGTTCTCGGTCGAGGGGTCGAGGGCAGTGCTCGCCGGAGCGGTCGCTCGGTCGTCCGGGCTCCGCACCGAGGTGGAGGCCCGGGGAGGATCGCTGCCCGTGCTGCGGCTGCCGACGCCTCTCGGCGCAGGCATCACCACCCCGACAGTCACTATCCCCACAGCCACCCCTGCGACGGCGTACGCTGCGACCACCACGACCCCGGCAGTCCCCGCGGGCTACACGACCGCGGTCGTCTTGCGGCTGCGCGACGCGGCCGCGCTGGCGGCGGTCCGAGCCCAGCTCGCGCTCCTGGACGACGCCCTCCTGCTCGCTCTCCCGTCGCTGGGCGAGATCCGTGTCGAGACCGACGGGGACGTCAGGGTCCTCGCTGACGTCGTGAGCCGGTGGATCGCGGTCACGCGGACGGGAGCCGTGCCGTCTGCGCTCCTCGCTGATCGCCCGGTCGAGGAACGCTCAGCGGCGTCGTGGTCCGTCACGTGGGCGGTCCGGTGTGACGGCGGCGGCCGAGGACGGCTCGCCGACGACGGCGTGGTGCACGCACCGACCCCGACAGACGAGCCGCTCACGGTCCCGGCCCTGCTCGTCGCGTCCTTCCCGCTCGATCCGTCGCGTCGCCACGTGGCGCCCGGTGCGCTGGCGGACCTCGTGGCGAGCGAGGCCGGCCGTGCGCTCGCTGACCTGGCGCTCCTGGTCCCGCAGCCGCTCGAGCTCGTACCGACCGGCCTGCCCGGAGGCCGGCTCGACGCCGAGCTCCGCGAGGCCGCCCTGACGGCGCTGCGGGCCGCACCGATCCTCGCCGGGCGGTTGGCGTCCGGCACGGTGCTCATCGACGGGGACGTCGGTGACGCTCTCGTCGACGCGCTGAGCGTCACCGGCCTCGGGGTGGTCTCGGTGCCGGCGAAGCACCGCGCGGCCGCACGGCTCCTCGGCGCGACGACGATGTCTCTCGCCGATGTCGTCGACTCCCTACCAGCAGGCCTGACACCGCCGCAGTGGTGGCATCTCTACGACGCTCTGGCGCCCTACGTCGACGGGGACCGCACCGTCCGTGAGGCGCTCGGTGGGATCCTCGTGCCGCTGGCAGACGGGACGACGACACGTGGACCGCGCGGGCTGGTCGTCGCTGGGCCTGCTGTGGCTGCGCTCGGGCTGCGCGTCGTGCACGCGGGTGCTGCCCATCCGGTCCTCGTGCGCCTGGGCGCCCTGGCGGGCGACGATCCGCAGGTTCTTGCGCTCCCGGCTGTCGAGGCGGTCGCCCGGGACCTTGCGGACGACCTGCTCGACTCGGACGTCGAGGTGGCTGAGGGGTGGCCCGACGACCTCGCTGCGCTCCTTGCGCTGCTCGCTGGTGTCGCGGAGAACCCTGAGCACCGCGAGACCCGCGAGCCGCTCGGCCACGAGGTGCCGTCCTGGGTCGGGTCGTTGCCCCTGCCGGCGGACGACGGGTCGTGGCGGGCTGCTGACGAGCTCGCGCAGCCTGGTTCGTGGGCGGCCGAGCACCTCGATCTTGCGGTCGTCGACGTGCCGGACCGCTGGGCTCCGCTTGCTGCGACGACCGCCCGGATCCTCGGGGTGCGGGAGCACCTGGTCGTGCGGACGGTCGACGAGCACCTCACCGGCCAGGGCGCACGTCTCCGCGGAGACGACGACCGCAGGTCTCGGGACGAGAACCCGGACCAGCAGGTCTCGGGCTGGGACGAGTACGACGACTACCTCACGGCCGTGCTCGGTGCAGACCGACCGGTCGGGGACCTCCGCGTCGTCGCCGACCTCGATGTGGTCCACGACGACGCGTGGGGCGCCGTCGTCGACGTCCTCACGCACGAGCCAGACGCGCGCGCAGCGCTCCTCACCCCGGTCCGTCCTCTCGATGCGCTCGGGAGCGCCCAGGCAGAGCCTCGGCGCGAGGGCTCGGGTTCCGGCGGAGAGGCGCCGACCGCGGTCTCCTACACCGCGTGGTGTCTGCGTGACGTGCTGCGCGCCCCGTTCGCTGCGCCGGCTGCCGCGTCGCGGGCCGACGGTGTGCAGCGGGCCGACGGAGTTCACGGTGCCGGCGCGGACGCGGGGCTGGGCGTCGTGCTGCCGGCCGCCCCCGCTGAGCTTGCCGGCGTCGTGGACGACCGCGTCCTCGAGGCGCTCGGTGCGATCCGCGACGTGACCGACCTGGAGACGTTCCTCTCCGTCGCGGACCCTGCGGGCTGGGACGCGTTCTGGTCGGGGCTGCCCGAGGTGGGCGCCCCGGTCACGATGCCCGTCGCGCGTGCTGTGTGGTCGGCGCTCGCGACGGCGGCCGCGGCCGGGCTCGAGCTCGATCCGCTCCCCGGACGGGTCGTGGCGCTCCAGGGCGGTGTCCCACGGGTGGTCGCCGCGGACGATGTCGTCGTCGCGGGGGAGCCTATGTGGGCTCAGCTGCGGGCTGTCGTCCCGGTCGCGGACCCGGTGTCGATCGACGAGGTCGCCGACGCCCTGGACGCTGCTGTCGCTGATGCGTCCGTCGTCGCGGTCCGTGCGAGCGAGGACACCGACGAGCGCTCGGTGCCCGAGCGGCTCGCACTCGTGGTGGGACGCACCAGCGACACCTTTCCGGCGACGTGGACGATCCATGACGAGCTCGTGGTCGACGGCACAGCGGTCGAGTGGTGGGTCACGACGGATGGTGGCGTGCACGTCGCGGCGTCCGAGATCCCCGAGGTCGCGGCAGCGCGCGGCCTCGCCCAGGCCGCCGGGCTGTGGGCGTCGCGCCACGCGATCGAGATCGTCCTGCGTGACGCAGGCCGGGCAGCGGAGATCACTGCCGAGAACGCCTGGGACCGGACCGCCGTGTCGCGGTGA
- a CDS encoding DUF3027 domain-containing protein has protein sequence MPAPTSTPTKTRTSRPKPDAVLLAAVDLALAAARAGAEHVDDVGEHLGATTDAERFVSHRFACTMRGYRGWRWTVTVARAPRAKIATVCEVELLPGDGAILAPDWLPWSERLRPGDIGPGDVLPFHHDDPRLVPGYTPTGDDDEDRVAIEELALARVRVLAPEGRDEAAQRWYEGIRGPTAPGAIQSAAGCGSCGFIVPLQGALGQVFGVCANAWSDADGRVVSLDYGCGAHSETEVATHPTDWPAPDPIINEMTLETVSMPGDPASEDHEPSASTDGASATDSASVTDNASATDSAPSTDSASATDTVSATDTASVSESASDVEPAPEP, from the coding sequence ATGCCTGCACCTACATCTACCCCCACCAAGACACGAACGTCCCGGCCGAAGCCTGACGCGGTGCTCCTCGCCGCCGTCGACCTCGCGCTCGCTGCGGCACGTGCCGGTGCCGAGCACGTCGACGACGTCGGCGAGCACCTCGGCGCAACCACCGACGCCGAGCGCTTCGTCTCCCACCGCTTCGCGTGCACGATGCGCGGCTACCGCGGATGGCGCTGGACCGTCACGGTCGCTCGCGCCCCGCGCGCCAAGATCGCCACGGTCTGCGAGGTCGAGCTCCTCCCCGGCGACGGCGCGATCCTCGCGCCCGACTGGTTGCCGTGGTCCGAGCGTCTTCGCCCGGGCGACATCGGCCCCGGCGACGTCCTGCCCTTCCACCACGACGACCCACGGCTCGTTCCCGGCTACACGCCGACAGGTGACGACGACGAAGACCGCGTCGCTATCGAGGAGCTTGCGCTCGCCCGCGTACGTGTCCTGGCGCCCGAAGGTCGCGACGAAGCCGCGCAACGCTGGTACGAGGGCATCCGTGGGCCGACGGCACCCGGCGCCATCCAGTCGGCCGCAGGCTGTGGCTCCTGCGGTTTCATCGTCCCGCTCCAGGGTGCGCTCGGACAGGTCTTCGGCGTCTGCGCCAACGCTTGGTCGGACGCCGACGGACGAGTCGTGTCCCTCGACTACGGGTGCGGCGCGCACTCCGAGACCGAGGTCGCGACCCACCCGACCGACTGGCCCGCACCCGACCCGATCATCAACGAGATGACCCTCGAGACCGTGTCGATGCCTGGTGACCCAGCATCCGAAGACCACGAGCCGTCGGCATCCACCGACGGTGCCTCGGCGACCGACAGTGCGTCGGTCACTGACAACGCCTCCGCCACTGACAGTGCGCCCAGCACTGACAGCGCGTCGGCCACCGACACCGTGTCGGCCACCGACACCGCGTCCGTCTCCGAGAGCGCGTCCGATGTGGAGCCGGCCCCCGAGCCGTGA
- a CDS encoding cold-shock protein, with protein MPTGKVKFFDAERGFGFIASEDGEQVFLHASALPEGITAPKPGARVEFGVADGRKGPQALSVKMLDPVPSVAKAQRKPAEDMSIIIEDVIKLLDGVGNSLRRGRYPDKAAASKVATVLRAIADDIEA; from the coding sequence GTGCCCACCGGCAAGGTCAAGTTCTTCGATGCCGAACGCGGCTTCGGTTTCATCGCCAGCGAAGACGGCGAGCAGGTTTTCCTGCACGCCTCCGCGCTGCCCGAGGGCATCACCGCCCCCAAGCCCGGAGCCCGGGTGGAGTTCGGCGTAGCCGACGGTCGTAAGGGCCCCCAGGCCCTGTCCGTCAAGATGCTCGACCCTGTGCCGTCGGTTGCCAAGGCGCAGCGCAAGCCCGCCGAGGACATGTCGATCATCATCGAGGACGTCATCAAGCTCCTCGACGGTGTCGGCAACTCCTTGCGACGCGGGCGATACCCGGACAAGGCGGCCGCCTCCAAGGTCGCCACGGTTCTGCGCGCCATCGCGGACGACATCGAGGCCTAA
- a CDS encoding helicase-associated domain-containing protein, which yields MATFSDSIRARSDEHLVALLTHRPDLASPSPATLLSLAARATSRASLQRATNALDAAHLEVLESVTVLESLGEHITADRVVAAITGTAHDDDAAAVRAILTTLDEMALVWSPDGTALRPAPGVDEVQDAYPGGLGPIGRTQDAVPDPDLLKDAPPGARSILSALTWGPPIGRIPTVAGAPAAAPTRWLVQNGFVKQADAQHVVLPRRVAMALRGGRTHQRLSRAPSEAAAGPSQRAPETVAAESVRAAQEAVRLLAELISTWQVAPPSVLKSGGLGVRDLRRLAARLEVNDRTAALVTELALVAGLVVDDGDDPASYSPTLDADDWLAADVPSRWAALVTAWFATARAPWLVGSRDERGALRNALEPELHRAWVPRLRGEVLDVLAEAPLTPLSPDDVLAVLRWRTPRSVPPIDAVAALLGEAEMLGVTGAGALAPGGAVLADVPRQTVPDDGVVVRLTTCLTELLPEAVDEILLQGDLTGVVPGRPSPALEALLADSADVESRGAAITVRFTPTSVTRSLDAGRTGEEFLAELALHSRTPVPQPLEYLVRDAARRHGQVRLGVASSYVRVEDPTLLAGLIDDQRLRPLGLFRIAPTVLAATAPIGQLLAALRERGMAPAMEGPDGQIVLADRRTPRVRVPARRSRRPGSGPGARPGVRLPDRSAVARTGRDDRAARLATLVAALRRDTPAAGAQPRVDEGSASDGPSDDPGTGRARGAGEYRHRDSVRGSALPGTTEPVVALGMLREAAADGREVWLDMTGPVGEHQRRRVRPLRVDAGRLRAVDVARESELTVAVHRIISVELVPVET from the coding sequence ATGGCCACGTTCAGCGATTCGATCCGTGCTCGGAGCGACGAGCACCTCGTCGCGTTGCTCACCCACCGCCCCGATCTTGCATCTCCGTCGCCTGCGACGCTGCTGTCTCTCGCTGCGCGCGCGACGAGCCGCGCGAGCCTCCAGCGCGCGACGAACGCGCTCGACGCGGCTCACCTCGAGGTCCTCGAGTCTGTCACCGTGCTCGAGAGCCTCGGCGAGCACATCACGGCCGACCGCGTCGTCGCGGCGATCACCGGGACCGCGCACGACGACGATGCTGCAGCGGTCCGCGCCATCCTCACGACCTTGGACGAGATGGCGCTCGTCTGGTCGCCCGACGGCACAGCGCTGCGCCCGGCGCCCGGCGTCGACGAGGTCCAGGACGCGTACCCGGGCGGGCTCGGCCCGATCGGCCGGACACAGGACGCCGTTCCCGACCCGGACCTGCTCAAGGACGCCCCGCCCGGTGCGCGCAGCATCCTCTCCGCGCTCACGTGGGGCCCGCCGATCGGCCGGATCCCGACGGTGGCTGGCGCACCGGCGGCGGCTCCGACGCGATGGCTCGTGCAGAACGGGTTCGTCAAGCAGGCGGACGCCCAGCACGTGGTGCTTCCGCGCCGTGTCGCGATGGCGCTGCGTGGCGGCAGGACGCACCAACGGCTCTCCCGGGCACCGTCGGAGGCTGCCGCTGGTCCTTCACAGCGAGCGCCAGAGACTGTCGCGGCGGAGTCGGTGCGTGCTGCCCAGGAGGCGGTCCGCCTCCTCGCCGAGCTCATCAGCACGTGGCAGGTGGCACCGCCGTCCGTGCTCAAGTCGGGCGGCCTGGGTGTGCGAGACCTGCGGAGGCTGGCGGCCCGCCTCGAGGTGAACGACCGGACGGCGGCTCTCGTCACCGAGCTCGCGCTGGTCGCTGGCCTCGTCGTCGACGACGGTGACGACCCGGCGTCGTACTCTCCCACGCTCGATGCGGACGACTGGTTGGCTGCGGACGTCCCGTCGCGGTGGGCGGCGCTCGTCACGGCGTGGTTCGCGACGGCTCGTGCTCCGTGGCTCGTCGGGAGCCGGGACGAGCGCGGGGCACTGCGCAACGCTCTCGAGCCCGAGCTGCACCGAGCGTGGGTGCCGCGGTTGCGCGGTGAGGTGCTGGACGTTCTCGCGGAGGCACCGCTCACGCCGCTCTCGCCTGACGACGTCCTGGCGGTGCTGCGCTGGCGGACGCCCAGGTCGGTACCGCCGATCGATGCTGTCGCCGCGCTCCTGGGCGAGGCGGAGATGCTCGGCGTGACGGGGGCGGGCGCCCTGGCTCCGGGTGGCGCCGTTCTCGCGGACGTCCCGCGTCAGACCGTCCCGGACGACGGTGTGGTCGTCCGGCTGACGACGTGCCTGACGGAGCTGCTCCCGGAGGCCGTCGACGAGATCCTGCTCCAGGGCGACCTGACCGGTGTGGTGCCGGGCCGCCCGTCGCCTGCGCTCGAGGCCCTGCTCGCGGACTCTGCCGACGTCGAGTCTCGTGGTGCGGCGATCACCGTCCGGTTCACGCCGACGTCGGTCACCCGGTCGCTCGACGCGGGCCGCACGGGCGAGGAGTTTCTCGCCGAGCTCGCGCTGCACTCGCGCACCCCGGTGCCGCAACCGCTCGAGTACCTCGTGCGTGATGCTGCGCGTCGGCATGGTCAGGTGCGGCTCGGTGTCGCGTCGAGCTATGTGCGCGTGGAGGACCCGACGCTGCTCGCGGGGCTCATCGACGACCAGCGTCTGCGGCCGCTGGGGTTGTTCCGGATCGCGCCGACGGTGCTCGCGGCGACGGCGCCGATCGGTCAGCTGCTCGCGGCGCTGCGAGAGCGCGGGATGGCGCCGGCGATGGAGGGACCGGACGGCCAGATCGTCCTCGCGGACCGTCGGACCCCACGGGTGCGTGTGCCTGCACGACGCAGCCGGCGTCCGGGGTCTGGGCCGGGCGCACGTCCTGGTGTGCGGCTGCCGGACCGTTCAGCTGTGGCACGGACCGGGCGCGACGACCGTGCAGCCAGGCTCGCGACCCTGGTCGCTGCCCTGCGGCGGGACACCCCCGCGGCGGGCGCGCAGCCTCGGGTCGACGAGGGCTCGGCGTCGGACGGTCCGTCGGACGACCCTGGCACGGGCCGTGCCCGGGGTGCGGGCGAGTACCGCCACCGGGACTCGGTGCGCGGGAGCGCGCTGCCCGGAACAACGGAGCCGGTCGTGGCGTTGGGGATGTTGCGCGAGGCGGCAGCGGACGGTCGTGAGGTGTGGCTCGACATGACGGGGCCGGTCGGCGAGCACCAGCGTCGCCGGGTGCGGCCGCTGCGGGTGGACGCGGGTCGTCTGCGCGCTGTCGACGTGGCGCGTGAGTCTGAGCTCACGGTCGCTGTCCACCGGATCATCAGCGTCGAGCTCGTCCCGGTCGAGACCTGA
- a CDS encoding flagellar assembly protein FliW has product MISSVHFLESLAGLPGSKDYVLTPLDDAGLLFTLRAGADGAPRLFMVQPGPYFAEYAPAIAGEALASLGLTSDDDRCAVLVIVTPGSEQAPTTANLLAPIVLNTETGDALQVILDGAPWPLRAPLVAA; this is encoded by the coding sequence GTGATCTCCTCGGTGCACTTCCTCGAGTCGCTCGCCGGCCTTCCTGGCTCGAAGGACTACGTCCTCACACCGCTCGACGACGCCGGGCTGCTCTTCACGCTGCGCGCCGGCGCCGACGGCGCACCGCGCCTGTTCATGGTCCAGCCAGGCCCGTACTTCGCGGAGTACGCGCCAGCGATCGCCGGCGAGGCCCTCGCCTCGCTCGGACTGACCAGCGACGACGACCGGTGCGCTGTGCTCGTCATCGTGACCCCCGGCTCCGAGCAAGCACCGACGACCGCGAACCTCCTCGCACCCATCGTCCTGAACACAGAGACCGGGGACGCTCTGCAAGTCATCCTCGACGGAGCGCCGTGGCCCCTGCGCGCACCGCTCGTGGCAGCCTGA